A stretch of Lactuca sativa cultivar Salinas chromosome 6, Lsat_Salinas_v11, whole genome shotgun sequence DNA encodes these proteins:
- the LOC111905387 gene encoding patellin-3, which yields MADENPPTAAPEAAALVQNSPPRSSTSEETLEPPPPPVSVTENETPLSLPLILTSKETSISPPSSPPSSTAATTNTTLGEVIEQPEKTSSHDHKKIPQSMVSFKEESNRIRDLSGLEKVSLDELKQLVQEAIANKDFAFSSTSEDPTSEIKSNPDEISIWGIPLLKDDRTDVILLKFLRARDFKVKDSFTMLKNTLRWRKAFSIDALVDENLGDDLEKVVFMHGYDTEGHPVCYNVYGEFQNKELYQKTFSDEEKRTRFLKWRIQFLERSIRKLDFSPGGVNTIFQVSDLKNSPGPGKRELRLATKQALQLLQDNYPEFVAKQVFINVPWWYLAFYTMMSPFMTQRTKSKFVFASPSRTSETLFKYVSPEHVPIQYGGLSVDYCDCNPEFTIDDPAAVVTVKPCTKQTVEIIVNERCNFVWELRVVGWEVSYSAEYVPKNENNYTIIIQKARKISANDEPVISHSFKINELGKILLTIDNPTSKKKNLLYRFKVDPLNE from the exons ATGGCCGACGAAAATCCCCCCACCGCCGCTCCAGAAGCGGCGGCACTAGTCCAGAACTCTCCACCACGCTCCTCCActtcagaagaaaccctagaaccaccaccaccaccagtctCTGTAACTGAGAACGAAACCCCACTTTCACTACCTCTCATTTTAACATCCAAAGAAACATCTATTTCACCACCGTCGTCGCCGCCGTCCTCCACCGCAGCTACAACCAACACCACGTTGGGCGAGGTAATAGAACAACCCGAAAAAACTTCATCACATGACCACAAGAAAATCCCCCAATCCATGGTTTCTTTCAAAGAAGAGAGCAACCGAATCAGAGATCTATCAGGTTTGGAGAAGGTATCACTCGATGAGCTCAAACAGCTAGTTCAAGAAGCCATTGCCAACAAAGATTTCGCGTTTTCGTCTACATCAGAAGACCCCACttcagaaatcaaatcaaatccgGACGAGATCTCAATTTGGGGGATACCTCTTCTTAAAGACGATCGAACCGATGTAATTTTGCTCAAGTTCTTGCGAGCTAGAGACTTTAAAGTGAAAGATTCTTTCACGATGCTCAAGAACACACTCCGTTGGAGAAAAGCATTTAGCATTGACGCTTTAGTTGATGAAAACCTAGGAGACGATCTCGAAAAGGTTGTGTTTATGCATGGATATGACACCGAAGGACACCCAGTTTGTTACAATGTCTACGGCGAGTTTCAGAACAAGGAACTGTATCAGAAAACCTTCTCCgatgaagaaaagagaacaaggTTTCTGAAATGGAGGATTCAGTTTCTTGAGAGAAGCATTAGAAAGCTGGATTTTAGTCCCGGCGGCGTAAATACTATTTTTCAGGTCAGTGATCTGAAGAACTCGCCGGGGCCGGGGAAGAGGGAGCTCCGGCTCGCCACCAAGCAAGCTTTACAGCTTCTACAGGACAATTACCCTGAATTTGTCGCAAAACAG GTGTTCATCAATGTTCCATGGTGGTATTTAGCTTTCTATACAATGATGAGTCCATTCATGACTCAAAGAACCAAGAGCAAATTTGTATTTGCTAGTCCTTCAAGAACTTCCGAAACCCTTTTCAA ATATGTGAGTCCAGAACACGTTCCAATTCAATACGGTGGACTAAGTGTAGATTACTGCGATTGCAATCCCGAATTCACCATTGATGATCCAGCTGCTGTTGTTACTGTTAAGCCATGCACCAAACAAACCGTTGAGATTATCGTAAACGAG AGATGTAATTTTGTTTGGGAGTTGCGGGTAGTTGGATGGGAAGTGAGCTATAGTGCTGAATATGTGCCTAAGAATGAAAATAATTACACCATAATTATACAAAAAGCAAGGAAGATAAGTGCAAATGATGAACCTGTTATAAGCCATAGTTTTAAAATCAATGAGCTTGGAAAGATTCTTCTCACCATTGATAACCCAACATCAAAGAAGAAAAATCTGCTTTATAGGTTCAAGGTTGATCCCCTTaatgaatga